From the genome of Pseudonocardia sp. EC080619-01:
GGTCGATGCGGAACACCGAGTCCTCGGGGAAGACCTCGTTGACGATCGCGTTCAGCTCCTTGGCCGAGGCCAGGTCGTGCCCGAACGGCTTCTCGATCACCACCCGGCGCCAGACGTCCGGGTCCTCCTGGGCGGACAGCCCCGACCGGGCGAGCTGCTTGCAGACGACCGGGAACGCGCTGGGCGGGATCGACAGGTAGAACGCGTGGTTCCCGCCGGTGCCGCGCTTCTCGTCCAGCTCGCGGACGGTGCGCTCGAGCTCGTCGAACGCGGCGTCGTCGTCGAAGGCACCCTGGACGAACCGCAGGCCCTCGGCCAGCCGGTCCCAGACCTCCTGGCGGAACGGGGTCCGCGCGTGCTCCCGGACGGCCTCGTACACGACCTGTCCGAAGTCCTCGGAGTCCCAGTCGCGGCGGGCGAACCCGGTGAGCGCGAAGCCCGGCGGGAGCAGGCCGCGGTTGGCGAGGTCGTAGATCGCCGGCATCAGCTTCTTGCGGGAGAGATCACCGGTGACCCCGAAGATCACCAGTCCGCACGGGCCGGCGATGCGGGGGAGCCGCTTGTCGCGGGGATCGCGCAGCGGGTTGGTCCGGCCGCCGTTCGCGGTGGGCATCGCTCCTCGGCCTTCCTGTGTGTGTGACCGTGTCAGTTCTGGACGGCTCGCGCCAGCGTGACCAGGCCGGTCAGCCGATCGGCCAGGTGCAGCCGCAGCACCGGCCGTCCCCGGCGCCGCTGGTCCTCGACGACCGCGCGGGCCTGCGCCGCATGAAGGCTAGCCAGTCCGGACGGTTCCGGCGCGGTTCCCGCGCCGAACGGATCATCACCACCCGGGCCGGGTGACCCCACGGTGCCGTCGGACACCGGGTCGCCTGCCGGTTCACCACCGTCGAGGCCGCCGCCGGTGAGGTGGCAGTGGACGGCGCGGTCGGGCGCGCCGGTGTCACCGGCCCGGCAGCCGGGAGCCCAGCCGAACGCGACCGGGAGCCCGGCGCGCTCGGCGAGCGGGCCCCGCAGCACACCGACCGAGGCGTCCGACTCGGGATCGAGCCAGGCGGAGACCGCCAGGTGACCGCCGTCGCCCGCGGCGGCGGCGAGGGCGTCGAGGGCACCGGCGACGGTGTCCACCCCGGACGGCAGCCAGTCCCCGGCGTGCACGGCGATCCCGCCGTCGGTGAAGGACGGCTCCGGGTCGGGCCCGCCGGGATCGGCGGTGGGGACCGCGGGGGCGAACGGGTCGGCGTCGAGCACCCGCGCGGCGAGTGCGGCCGCGACCTGCCAGAGCACGATCGCGGCGCCGGGCCCCGCGTCGGTGCGGACGGCGCCGCCACCCGGCCCGGGAACCGCCCCGGTGCCGTCGGCGTGCACCTCCACGGCGCCGGGTGGTCCGGCCTCCGCGCCGGCCCGGGCGGGCACCGGCTCGCCGGGGCCGGCGGCCACCGCGACCAGGCCGGCCGCGGTCAGCAGCGGTCCGAGCCAGGCCGTCACGGCCGGGGACCGGACCTCGTCGCGCAGTACGAGCACCGAACCGCGGGCGGCCGCCAGCGCCCCGGCGAGCAGCAGGGCCGGGTTGTCGGGGTCGTCGGCGGCGAGGGCCTGCTCGGTGGGGACGGCGTCGGCGAGCAGCCCGGCGACGTCGGCACCGGCCAGCCCGGCGGGCACCAGGCCCAGCGGTCCGAGCGCGCCGAACCGGCCGGGGACGTCGGCGTCGAGGGTGACGACGACGGTGCCGTCCGGGTCCGGTGTGTCCAGTGGGGAACCGGGCTCGGTGACGTGCACGGTGCGGGCGGCGAGCGCGGCCGGGCCGACCTCGTCGGCGAGGACGGCCGCGACGGTGTGCCGGACGGCGCCGACCACCGGGTCGTCACCGGCCGGGTCCGCGACGACCAGCACGGTCTCGTCGAGCGCGCCGGACAGCGCCTCGGCGACCTGCACCGGGTCCGCGCTGTCGAGCGCGGTGAGCCGGGTGGTGTCGGGGGAGTGGGCCGCGACCAGCCGCGCGGCGGAGACGGCGTCGGGGGTGCCGACCAGCAGCACCCGGTGCGCGCCGGCGACGGCGAACCGCTCGCGCAGCGCGGCGACCTGCCCGGCCAGCGGCCGGGACCTGCGGGCGAGGGCGGTCCAGCCGGTCCGGCCCGCCGCGGCGGACCCCCAGACGCTGGGGTCGCCGTCGGCGAGCCGGGACGCGACGGTCTCGCCAGCCAGCTCGGCCGCGATCCGCCGCGCCGCCCCCGCGAAGGGTTCTCCGGCGAGGAGCACCCGGACGGGAGCGGGGGAGTGCCCGGTGGGACCGCCGGCGGCGGCGGAGCCGAGATCGGCCCCGTCGCCGCCGGGAGTGTCGTCCGCCAACTACTTCGCAGCCTCGAGCTGCTGCCGGACGGTGTCCTGCAGCTCCGTCCAGGACTTCTCGAACTTCTCGACGCCCTCGTTCTCGAGGACCGTGTAGACGTCGTCGAGGTCGATGCCGACGCCCTCGAGGTCGGTGAAGACCTGCTGGGCCGCACCCGCGGTGTCGGTGACCTTGTCGCCCTCGACCTCGCCGTGGTCGGCGAACGCCTCGAGCGTCTTCTCCGGCATCGTGTTGACGGTGTTGCCGACGACGAGCTCGGTGACGTAGAGGGTGTCCGGGTAGTCCGGGTTCTTGACCCCGGTCGACGCCCACAGCGGCCGCTGGGCGTTCGCGCCCTCGGCGGCCAGTGCGTCCCAGCGGGCGCCGGAGAACGCGCTCCGGTAGGCCGCGAAGGCCAGCCGGGAGTTGGCCACCGCCGCCCGGCCCCGCAGGCCGAGCGCCTCGTCACCGCCGATCTTCTCCAGCCGGCCGTCGATCTCGCTGTCCACGCGGGACACGAAGAACGAGCCGACGGAGTGGATCCGGGCCAGGTCCTGGCCGTTCTCCAGGGCCCGCTCCAGGCCGGTGAGGTAGGCGTCCATGACGGCCTTGTACCGCTCCACCGAGAAGATCAGCGTGACGTTGACGCTGATGCCCTCCGCGGTGGCCCGGGTGATGGCGGGCAGGCCCGCCTCGGTCGCCGGGATCTTGACCAGCAGGTTCGGCCGGTCGACGGCCTTGAACAGGTCCTGGGCCTGGGCCACGGTCTGCTCGGTGTCGTGCGCCAGGCGCGGGTCGACCTCGAGCGAGACCCGCCCGTCGACGCCGCCGGTCTGCTCCCAGGTGCCGGAGAAGACGTCACAGGCCTGCTGGACGTCGGCGACGGTGATCTCGCGGATCGCGTCGTCGACGCCGGCGTCGCGGGCGGCGAGCTCACGGACCTGCTCGTCGTAGGCGGCGCCGTCGGACAGCGCCCCGGCGAAGATCGTCGGGTTGGTGGTGACCCCGACGACGTTCTTCTGCTCGATCAGCTGCGCGAGGTTGCCGCTGTTCAGGCGCTCGCGGGACAGGTCGTCGAGCCAGATGGACACCCCGGCCGCCGACAGTGCGGCCAGACGATCGTTGCTCATGGGTTGCTCTCCTTTGCGATCGGGTGCCGTCGGGTTCAGGAGCTCTTCTCGGCCGCGGCGAGGGTCTCCCGCGCGGCCTCGGCGACGGTGTCGGCGGTGAAGCCGAACTTCTCGAACAGGGTGGCCTGGTCGGCGCTGGCGCCGAAGTGCTCGATGGACACCGAGCGGCCGGCGTCGCCGACGTAGCCGCGCCACGGCATCGCGATGCCCGCCTCGACGGACACCCGGGCCCGCACCGCGGGCGGCAGCACCGAGTCGCGGTAGTCCTGGTCCTGCGCCTCGAACCACTCGATGCACGGCATCGACACCACCCGGGTACCGAAGCCCTCGGCCTCGAGGGTCTTGCGCGCCCGCACCGCGAGGTGCAGCTCCGAGCCGGTCGCGACGATCACGAGCTGCGGGACGCCGGACGAGGCCTCCTCCAGGACGTAGCCGCCGCGGGCGACGCCCTCGGCGGTCGTACCGGTCAGCGTCGGGACGTTCTGCCGGGTGAGCGCGAACCCGACCGGGCCGCCGTCGACCGCCTCGAGGGCGGCCTTCCAGGCGTAGGTGGTCTCGTTGGCGTCGCCGGGGCGGACGACCGAGAGGCCCGGGATGGCGCGCAGCGCCGCGAGGTGTTCGATCGGCTGGTGGGTCGGGCCGTCCTCGCCGAGACCGATCGAGTCGTGCGTCCAGACGTAGATCGGGTTGGTCTTCATCAGCGCGGCCAGCCGGACGGCCGGGCGCATGTAGTCGGAGAAGACCAGGAACGTGCCGCCGTAGGCGCGGGTCGGGCCGTGCAGCGCGATGCCGTTGAGGACCGCGCCCATGGCGTGCTCGCGGACACCGAAGTGCAGCGTGCGGCCGTACGGGCTGGTGGTCCACATGCCGGTCGACGCCGACTTGGGGCCGAACGAGTCGACGCCCTTCATCGAGGTGTTGTTCGACTCCGCGAGGTCGGCCGAGCCGCCCCACAGCTCCGGCAGGACGTCGGCGAGGGCGGCCAGCACGGAACCGGACGCCTTCCGGGTCGCGAGGCCCTTCTCGTCGGCCTCGAAGGTCGGGAGCGCCTCGGCCCAGCCCTCGGGCAGGCGGCCCGCGACCAGCCGGTCGAGCAGCTGCTTGCGGTGCGGCTCGCGGCCGGCCCACTCGTCGAAGGTGCCCTGCCACGCGTCGTGTGCGGCGCGGGAGCGCTCGCCGACCGCGCGGGTGTGCGCGAGCACGTCGTCGTCGACCTCGAAGTCGCGGTCCGGGTCGAAGCCCAGGACCTCCTTGACGGCGCGCACCTCGTCGTCGCCCAGCGCGGCGCCGTGCGCGGCCCCGGTGTTCATCTTGTTGGGCGCCGGGTAGCCGATCACCGTGCGCAGCACGATCATCGACGGCCGTGCGGTCTCGGCGCGGGCCGCCTCGAGCGCGTCGAGGATGCCGGTGACGTTCTCGCCGCCCTCGACGGTCTGGACGTGCCAGCCGTAGGCCTCGTAGCGCTTCGCGGTGTCCTCGTTGAGGGCGATCGCGGTGTCGTCCTCGATCGAGATCTCGTTGGCGTCGTAGATCACCGTGAGGTTGCCGAGCTCCTGGCGGCCGGCCAGCGACGACGCCTCGGAGGCGACGCCCTCCTCGATGTCGCCGTCCGAGGCGATCACGTAGATCTGGTGGTCGAACGGCGAGGCGCCCTCGGGGGCGTCCGGGTCGAACAGGCCGCGCTCACGGCGCGACGCGATCGCCATGCCGACCGCGGAGGAGAGGCCCTGGCCCAGCGGGCCGGTGGTCATCTCGACGCCGCGGGTGTGGCCGTACTCCGGGTGACCCGGGGTCAGCGAGCCCCACTTGCGGAGCTGCTCCAGGTCCTCCCGCTCCAGGCCGTAGCCGGCCAGGTACAGCTGGATGTAGAGGGTGAGGCTGGAGTGCCCGGCGGAGAGCACGAACCGGTCGCGGCCCATCCAGTCCGGGTCGGCCGGGTCGTGCCGCATGACGCGCTGGAACAGCGTGTACGCCAGCGGGGCCAGGCTCATCGCGGTGCCCGGGTGGCCGCTGCCGCACTTCTGCACCGCGTCCGCGGCGAGTACGCGGATCGTGTCCACGGCCCTGCGGTCCAGGTCGGTCCAGTCGGCGGGCACGTGCGCGCGGGTGAGCGCGGCGACGGCGGCGTCCCCGGCGTGGGGGGACGTGGCGGTCTCGGACAAGACGGTGGCTCCTGTACTCGCGTCGGCATGTGACGGTCGTGCCGCGGGCGGTCTGCGTGCACTCCGCAGGCTCCTCGGACACGCTGCGGCGCTCCGGAGGACCCGGCGGCACCGCTGCCGCCCCCGGCGGCGCCCACCCTACTGCGCGGGCCCGGGGCCTGCGGCTTTGCCGCCGGTCACGGCGCCCGTTCCGGACACCCGGGACGGGCGTACCCCGCGGGGCCCTCCGGCATGCGAAGGGTTAGCATCGACGCGCTGTAGAACTAGAGCGTCGGCGGGACTCCGGCGACCTCCGCTCTCAGCCCCGGACCGTGCGGTCGACCACCGCGCAGGGACGGAGTCGAAGAACTGCCGAGCCGAGCGAGGTACGAACAGGTGAGCGCACCCGCCTCCCGGCGGAACCGGGCCGTCGAGACCTCGACCGCCGGATTCGCGCCCGCCGAGGTCACGCCGGACTCCCCGGAGCCCGCACAGCCCCCGCCGGCCGGGTCCGGGGCGGCGACCGAGGCGCCCGCGCCGGTTGCACCGGCGGGCCGGTGGGCCCGGGTGCGCGCCACCGTGGCGGCCTACCTCGGCCTCACCAAGACCCGGATCATCGAGCAGCTGCTCGTGGTCACCGTGCCCGCGATGTTCCTCGCGCAGCGCGGCGTCCCGTCGCTGTGGCTGATCGTCGCCACGTTGTTCGGCGGGGCGATGGCCGCGGCCGCGGCGCACGCGCTGAACTGTGTCGCCGACGCCGACATCGACCAGAAGATGAAGCGCACCGCCCGGCGGCCGCTGGCGAAGGGCCAGGTCCCCACCCGGCACGCGCTGATCTTCGGTCTGGTGCTCGCGGCGCTCAGCTCGGTCTGGCTCGGGTTCACCACGAACTGGCTCGCCGCCGCGCTGTCGCTGGCCGCGATCGCCTTCTACGTGCTCGTCTACACGCTGCTGCTGAAGCGGCGGACCTCGCAGAACATCGTCTGGGGCGGTGCCGCGGGCTGCATGCCGGTGGTGATCGGCTGGGCCGCCGTCACCGGCTCGGTCGAGTGGCCGGCCCTGGTCATGTTCGGCGTGATCTTCTTCTGGACGCCGCCGCACTTCTGGGCGCTCGCGATGCGTTACCGCGAGGACTACGCCGCGGCCGGTGTGCCGATGCTCCCGGTGATCGCCCCCGCTCCCGCGGTCACGGTCCGGATCGTCGTCTACAGCTGGGTGATGGTGGCGTGGAGCCTGCTCCTGCTGCCGGCGACGTCGTGGGTGTACCTCGCCGTCGCGGCGCTCGGCGGTATCTACTTCGTCGTCCGGGCGCACAAGCTGCACGCCGAGGTGAAGGCGGGCGGCGAGGTGTCGCCGATGCCGCTGTTCCACCTCTCGAACATCTACCTGTGCGTGCTGTTCGCGGCGATCGCCGTCGACGCGGCGCTCGGGCTCCCGCTGCTGTTCTGATCCGCCGCCCCGTGCGGGGTCGTGCGTGCGGTCAGAACGGTGCCGCACGGGCCACCGGCACGTGTGCCGCGACCAGATCGAGCAGCGCCTCGTCGGCGCCGTGGCGGGCCACCATCTGCAGGCCGACCGGACAGCCGTCCGGGCCGAACCCCGCCGGGACGCTCACCGCGGGATGCCCGGACAGGTTGAACGCCCAGGTCAGGGCCACGCTCATCCGCCCGCCTGGTCCGTCGTGACCGTGCGGCCCCGCAGGGGTGGTCGGGGTGAGGAGCAGGTCGGCCCGCGCGAAGAACGCCCGTAGCGCCCGGTCGTTCGCGGCGCGCAGCTCGTGGGCGGCCCGGACCGCGGCGGGACCGGCGTCCGGGTGGCGCAGGGCGGTCCAGGCCGGAGCGGGGTCGTGGAGCCGCAGCGGGACGTCGACGGCGGCCGCCCCCGCCGCGCGGAGCAGGTCGGCCGCCGCGGCCCGGGCGATCCCGACGACGTCCGGATCGAGCTCCCGGGCGGCGAACCCGAGATCGTCGGACCACGCGGCCGTGGCGAACCCCGCGTCGCTCCCGGCCCCGGAACCGGACCCGGCGGGCACGGGTCCCGTGGTGACCGCGTCCAGCCAGGGCCGCAGCAGCGCGGGATCCCGGACCAGCACACCAGGGGTCGCGAGCCCGGTCGGGTCCGTCGACGGCACCAGCCCGGACGTCGGCCGGTACCCGATGATCCCGCACCAGGCGGCCGGGATGCGGACGGAGCCGGCGCCGTCCGACCCGGTCGCGAGCGGCACGATGCCCGCTCCGACGGCCGCTGCCGACCCGGCCGACGACCCGCCGGGCGACCGGTCGCCGCGCCACGGGTTGCGGGTCGGGCCGCGGTCGGTCGCACCCCACGTCTGGTACCCGGGACCGCGGGGCACCGACGTCG
Proteins encoded in this window:
- the tkt gene encoding transketolase, which encodes MSETATSPHAGDAAVAALTRAHVPADWTDLDRRAVDTIRVLAADAVQKCGSGHPGTAMSLAPLAYTLFQRVMRHDPADPDWMGRDRFVLSAGHSSLTLYIQLYLAGYGLEREDLEQLRKWGSLTPGHPEYGHTRGVEMTTGPLGQGLSSAVGMAIASRRERGLFDPDAPEGASPFDHQIYVIASDGDIEEGVASEASSLAGRQELGNLTVIYDANEISIEDDTAIALNEDTAKRYEAYGWHVQTVEGGENVTGILDALEAARAETARPSMIVLRTVIGYPAPNKMNTGAAHGAALGDDEVRAVKEVLGFDPDRDFEVDDDVLAHTRAVGERSRAAHDAWQGTFDEWAGREPHRKQLLDRLVAGRLPEGWAEALPTFEADEKGLATRKASGSVLAALADVLPELWGGSADLAESNNTSMKGVDSFGPKSASTGMWTTSPYGRTLHFGVREHAMGAVLNGIALHGPTRAYGGTFLVFSDYMRPAVRLAALMKTNPIYVWTHDSIGLGEDGPTHQPIEHLAALRAIPGLSVVRPGDANETTYAWKAALEAVDGGPVGFALTRQNVPTLTGTTAEGVARGGYVLEEASSGVPQLVIVATGSELHLAVRARKTLEAEGFGTRVVSMPCIEWFEAQDQDYRDSVLPPAVRARVSVEAGIAMPWRGYVGDAGRSVSIEHFGASADQATLFEKFGFTADTVAEAARETLAAAEKSS
- the tal gene encoding transaldolase — protein: MSNDRLAALSAAGVSIWLDDLSRERLNSGNLAQLIEQKNVVGVTTNPTIFAGALSDGAAYDEQVRELAARDAGVDDAIREITVADVQQACDVFSGTWEQTGGVDGRVSLEVDPRLAHDTEQTVAQAQDLFKAVDRPNLLVKIPATEAGLPAITRATAEGISVNVTLIFSVERYKAVMDAYLTGLERALENGQDLARIHSVGSFFVSRVDSEIDGRLEKIGGDEALGLRGRAAVANSRLAFAAYRSAFSGARWDALAAEGANAQRPLWASTGVKNPDYPDTLYVTELVVGNTVNTMPEKTLEAFADHGEVEGDKVTDTAGAAQQVFTDLEGVGIDLDDVYTVLENEGVEKFEKSWTELQDTVRQQLEAAK
- a CDS encoding amidase → MPVAVKGRWRLGGGAPAVRRLLAAGAVPIGTTSVPRGPGYQTWGATDRGPTRNPWRGDRSPGGSSAGSAAAVGAGIVPLATGSDGAGSVRIPAAWCGIIGYRPTSGLVPSTDPTGLATPGVLVRDPALLRPWLDAVTTGPVPAGSGSGAGSDAGFATAAWSDDLGFAARELDPDVVGIARAAAADLLRAAGAAAVDVPLRLHDPAPAWTALRHPDAGPAAVRAAHELRAANDRALRAFFARADLLLTPTTPAGPHGHDGPGGRMSVALTWAFNLSGHPAVSVPAGFGPDGCPVGLQMVARHGADEALLDLVAAHVPVARAAPF
- a CDS encoding heme o synthase → MRATVAAYLGLTKTRIIEQLLVVTVPAMFLAQRGVPSLWLIVATLFGGAMAAAAAHALNCVADADIDQKMKRTARRPLAKGQVPTRHALIFGLVLAALSSVWLGFTTNWLAAALSLAAIAFYVLVYTLLLKRRTSQNIVWGGAAGCMPVVIGWAAVTGSVEWPALVMFGVIFFWTPPHFWALAMRYREDYAAAGVPMLPVIAPAPAVTVRIVVYSWVMVAWSLLLLPATSWVYLAVAALGGIYFVVRAHKLHAEVKAGGEVSPMPLFHLSNIYLCVLFAAIAVDAALGLPLLF